CGAGGCGAATCTCAGGAATAAACCCCCATGATCCAACAGAGCTGGCGAGCGGCAAAGATACTTGGTGTATATTGAGCCAAGGGAGGATTGAGCTTTTTCACAGCCTCATGCATGTTCTTAATCATAAGATCCCGCTCAAGATGGTGGACATCCCCAATTTTGTCTTTTGACACCAGGCCTTCTAAGACAGCGGCTAGGTTCTCAGGCGTACATTCTTTTTGAAGTCGCTCGGGCACAACTTCTTGACCCATGAGCAAGTTCACGAGGCACGCATATTTTATCCGCACCATCCGCCGCAACAAAAAGTGTGTAATCGGATTGATCTTGTAGGCAATCACCATGGGTACTCCCGCAGCTGCAAGCTCAAGAGAGACAGTGCCGCTGGCCGCAAGGGCGGCTTGGCTTTCTTGATAAGCTGCAAACTTCTCGAAAGGGGTTGTTACAATGGTTGCGGGAAGGGTGAATTGCTTTTGAATTTGGTCTCTCAAATGCGGCAAGGTTGGAATCACAATGTGGAGGTCAGGAATTTTCTCTTGAAGTAATCGGGTCGTTTCCTCAAAAACGGGCAATAACCGTGATATCTCCCCCCGACGACTGCCCGGCAAAAGGGTTAAAATGGGAACAGTTGGCGGAATATTGTGACGCTCCCGAAAGGTAGAATCCTTCAAATGATCTAAACCAAGCTCCACCACAGGATGCCCCACAAATGTGGTTGGCAATCCTTCTTTTAAGAAGTATCCCGGCTCAAAAGGAAAAAGAACCATTAAATGATCTAAGAATTCAGCCACAGCCCGCGCCCGACCCGGTCGCCAAGCCCATACCGAGGGAGCCACATAATGGACCAAATGAATGCCATGATTGCGCCGCTTTAACGCCCTGCCAACCCGAAAGTTAAACCCTGGGGAATCGATGGTCACTACAATATCGGGAGCCAGTTTTAGAATCGTCGCCACGGTTTCTGTTA
This region of Alphaproteobacteria bacterium genomic DNA includes:
- the lpxB gene encoding lipid-A-disaccharide synthase: MKKYTVFLSAGEPSGDFLGSQLMKALRGQLGDHVTFVGIGGPLMTAEGLKSLFPIEELSIMGLAEIIPHIRRIYRRVTETVATILKLAPDIVVTIDSPGFNFRVGRALKRRNHGIHLVHYVAPSVWAWRPGRARAVAEFLDHLMVLFPFEPGYFLKEGLPTTFVGHPVVELGLDHLKDSTFRERHNIPPTVPILTLLPGSRRGEISRLLPVFEETTRLLQEKIPDLHIVIPTLPHLRDQIQKQFTLPATIVTTPFEKFAAYQESQAALAASGTVSLELAAAGVPMVIAYKINPITHFLLRRMVRIKYACLVNLLMGQEVVPERLQKECTPENLAAVLEGLVSKDKIGDVHHLERDLMIKNMHEAVKKLNPPLAQYTPSIFAARQLCWIMGVYS